The window CCGAGACATCGGTGGCGGTGGTGGTCAGCGTGTTCAGCGTCGCGGTGATCCGTTCGGTCGACTCGGCCGTGTCGTCGGCCAGCTTCCGCACCTCGTCGGCCACCACCGCGAAGCCGAGACCGGCATGACCGGCCCGGGCCGCCTCGATCGTCGCGTTCAGGGCCAGCATCCGGGTCTGCCCGGCGATCGACGCGATCATCGCCACCATCTCCCGGGTCGCCGGCAGGCTCACGGTCAGCGCCTCGGCCGCCTGATCGGCCCGTTCCGCGTGATCGGCCATCTGCTCGGTCGCGGTGTGCGCCTCGGCCGCCCCGGTGTTGATGTCCTGCACCGACGCCTTCACCGCGTCCACCCCGCGGACCGCGTCGCCGAGCTGGTAGGCGACACCCCCGATGATCTGCTCCGACTCGGCCTCCACCCGGCGCAGCATCTCCTCCCGCTGGGCCTCCCGCTCCCGGATCTTCGCCTCCTGCTCCCGGGCCTCCCGGGCACGCATCTCGGCCAGCTCGGCGGTGTGTTGATCGATCGCCTCCAGCATGTCGTTGATCGCGCCGGCCACCACGTTGATGTCGGCGTCGTCGGACGGCGGCACCCGCAGCGCCAGGTCCCGCGAGTCCATCACCCTCTCCGTGGTCCGGCGCAGCGGCTTCACGTGATAGCGGACCGCCCGGCGCATCGCCATGCTGATCGCGGCGCCGGCGATCGCCACCGCCAACAGCACCACCATTCCCAGCCGGGCCAGGGTCGCCTCGGCCTGTGCGTGGATCGGCCGGTCACTGAGCCCCTCGAAGACGACCGGGACGCCGTCCACCCCGATCAGCGTGCACGCCACCGCGATGTCGTCGCCGGCCATCGCCGTCGACACGGCGATCGGGCCGAAGCCGCTGGTCAGTTCCCGCAGCGCCTCCGCGTCCGGCCGGGGCGCCGCCCGCAGGGTGATCTCGTCGTCGGTCTGTGCGGCCAGCGACGCCAGCCCGGTCGCGTCCAGATCCCGGAAGATCAGCAGGTGCCCGTTCGAGGTACCGACGCCCTCGTCGCGGTAGACCGGGAACGAGCAGAACTCCATCGGGGTGCCGGTCACGCTGGTCAGCCCGCAGTAGTGGGTGCCGGCCGCACCGCCGCGCAGGTAATCGGTCAGCGTCGCCGGGTCGTCCAGGGGAGCCGGCATCGGCTGGTAGGTCGAGTCGGTGATCCGGCCACCCGCCCGGACGCCGCCCCGCGCGTCGACGATCATCGCGCCGGTGAACCCGTACTGACCGGTCAGCACGTCCGGCGGCAGGTCGACCTCGAACTGCCGGGTGTCCCGGTTCGCCAGGTCGTCGTAGAGGGAGGTCCAGATCGAGTTGGTCACCCCGAAATCCCGCAGCCGCTGCGCGTGCGCGCTGATCGCGACCCGCAGCTCCTCCGCCTCCCGGCCGACCTGGCTGCGTTCCACCCGGTCGAAGGCCGAAACCGTCACCAGATAGACCGGCACCCCCAGGATGACCAGCATCACCGCCACCAGACCAAGGACCGGAAGCAGCTCGCCACGGTGCAAGGCCGCGGCCGGCCGGAATCGCCCCACACCGGTATGTTCGCCGATCGAGCCGACCCGCTGAGGCCGGTTCGCTCAACCGGCTGCGGTTACGGACGATTGCGCAGGGTGTGCTGATGCGGGTCCCGGTGTGGGCGGGGTGGCTGGTCGCGGCGATCATCGCCGCGCTGTGCTTCCCTCTGGTCCCCGACGACACCCTGCCCGCCAAGATCTACGTCAACACGATCGGGCTCTCCTCGGTGGCCGCCATGGTCATCGGCATCGTGCGGAACCGGCCGGAACACTGGCGGGCCTGGGCGCTGTTCGCGGCCGGGGTGCTGACCTTCGTCTCCGGCGACATCACCTACGACGTCACCGAGCTGCGCCTCGGCGAATACCCCTACCCGTACTGGGCGGACCTGCTCTACCTGTCGGCGTACCCGCTGCTCTGGGCGTCGCTGTCGAGACTCGGCAACCCGCGCGGCGACCGGGAACGCGGAGCGCTCATCGACGCCGCGATCATCTCCACCGGGATCGGACTGATCTTCTGGGTCGCCATCGTCGGCCCCACCCTGGCCGACACCGGGGCACCGGTGCTGGAACGGCTCGTCACCATCGGCTACCCGCTCGCCGACGTGCTGCTCACCACCGCCGTCGCCCGGATGCTCACCCGCGCCGGCAACCGCACGCCGAGCATGCGACTGATGACCGCCGGAGCCGTCATCATGCTGACCGGCGACCTGATCTACACCACGATGTCCAGCACCGCCGAGTACACCGGCGGGTTCGTCGACTCCGGGTTCCTGATGGCGTACGCCTGCTGGGGCGCCGCCGCCCTCCACCCGAGCATGCGCCGCCGTCCGGAGACCGCCCTCGACGTGCACCGGATCGGGCGCACCCGGCTCGGCATCCTCACCGCGTTCACCCTGATCGCCCCCGGTCTGCTGTTCCTCCAGGGCGCCGGCGACCCGGCCGGGATCGCCTGGGCGTCCATCGGCACCGGGGCGGTCGTGCTCTGCCTGCTCGTGGTGATGCGCATGTGGGGGCTGGTGCAGCAGGTCAAGGTGCAGGCGACCCGGCTCGGCGACCTGGCCATGCACGACCCGCTGACCGGGCTGGCCAACCGGCGCGCCTTCGAGGAACAGCTCGGCGCCGCCGCCACCCCCACCGTGCTGCTGCTCGACCTCAACGGGTTCAAGGCGGTCAACGACAGGTTCGGGCACGCGGTCGGCGACGAACTGCTCGTCGCCGTCGCCCAGCGGCTCCGCACCGAGCTGCCACCGGAGGCCGTCGCGGCCCGGATGGGCGGCGACGAGTTCGCCGTGCTGCTGCCGGCCGGAACCGACGCGGGCGACGAACTGGCCGTCCGGCTCCGCGCGGCGATCCACCAGCCGATCCACGCCGGCGGCCAGGACCTGCTGGTCGGCGCCAGCATCGGCATCGCCGGCGACTGCGCCGACCCGGTCGAGGTGCTGCGCCGCGCCGACGTGGCCATGTACGCCGCCAAGGCCGAGAACGGGCGTCACCGCCACTACACCCCCGACCTCGACACCAGCACCGACGAGGAGGCCCGGCTCGGCGCGGAACTCCGCACCGCCCTCGACCGCGGCGAATTCCACCTCGTCTACCAGCCGATCGTCGAACTGCCCACCGGCACCTGCGTCGCCGTCGAGAGCCTGGTCCGCTGGTGGCACCCCGATCGCGGCTACATCAGCCCCGAGGTGTTCATCCCGGTCGCCGAGCGCACCGGCCTCATCGTCGAACTCGGCGAGTGGATCCTGCGTACCGCGTGCCTCCAGTTCGCCGACTGGTGGCGGCAGGGCGTCGCACCGTACCGCTTCGGCGTCAACGTCTCCGCCCGCCAGCTGGCCGAACCCGGCTTCGTCTCCCTCGTCGCCGCGATCCTCGCCGAAACCGGCGTCCACCCGGCGCGTCTGGTCGTCGAGGTCACCGAGACCGCCGTCTTCGGCGGCGGCGCGGCCGTCCGGGCCGTCCACGAACTCACCGAACTCGGCGTCGAGATCGCCCTCGACGACTTCGGCACCGGCCACTCGTCGCTCGGCCTCCTGCAGACCCTGCCGGTCCGCATCCTCAAAGTCGACAAGTCGTTCGTCGAGAACGTCACCATGGCCGGACGCCACGCGGTCATCGCCACCTCCCTCATCCAGGTGGCCAACGGCCTCGGCCTGGTCGCCGTCGCCGAAGGCGTCGAAACCGCGGAACAGGCGGCCGAGCTCTACCGGCTCGGTTACCGGCGGGCCCAGGGTTACCACTTCGGGCGCCCGGCGATGGCCCAGATCACCCAGGCGGCGTCCGCTTGAATCCCATGCGGTACGGGGCGGACCGCCCCCGAACATCGGGACCGTCCCCACGCTACGACGCGACGCAGGCTCTCCGTCCCGGCCGCCACGCGACCGCCGGGCCGAATCCGACCCTCGACCCTCACGGCGCGCATCGATTCGCTGGAGATCTTCCAGGATGAGGGCCGTGATGGGTCCTGGTCGCAGGGCGGTCGGGTCCTTTCCGAGGACGGCAAGAAGACCGTCTTCCGGAATCCGCCCGATATCCGGGTGGTGGTCGGTGGCTTCTGCGGCGGCCGGTGGCCGGGGTCAGGCCAGTAGGGGAGCGGCCTGGCGGGCCGGCAGGCGGGGTCAGGCCAGCAGGGGAGCGGCCTGACGGGCCAGCAGGCGGGCCCAGATCTGGTAGGCGGGCGGAGCCGGATGGAAGCCGTCGGAGGCGAACAGCCCCGGCTGGTCCATCGGGATGTCGCCGACCGGCAGATGATGGGTGCCCGGGAGTTCGGCGGCAGCCGCGGCCAGTCGGCGGTCGAGACGGCGGGCATGCGAGCCGAACAGCCACCGGGCCGGCGCCGGCAGAACCGGAAACCGATGCACCGGCGGCAGCCCCGACAGCAGCACGGGAACCACCGCCGGAGCCCCGCCTCCGCCGCCGCTCCAGCGTTTTTCCCCGCTCCAGGCTCCGTCCTCGCTCCAGCCTTTGTCCCCGCTCCAGCCTTCGCCCCCGCCTCCGCCTCCGCTCCGGCCTTCGCCCCCGCCTCCGCCTCCGCTCCGGCCTCCGGTCTCGGCTTCCCCTCCGGCGGTGCCGGCGTTGTCGGCGGGGCTCGCAGTGGCGGCGGAGGTCGCGTCGATGGCGTGGGTTTTGGGCGAATTGTTCAATTCTGTGTGACTGGGCTTGAGCGCGGTGCCGGGTGGCGTGGTGAGCGTGGCGTGGAGAGCGGTGACCAGGCGGAGGATGTCGCGCTGGAAGGCGGTCGGGCGGCGCAGGCGGGTGGTGTCGTTGACGCCCACGGCCACGACCACCAGGTCGGGGCGCCAGCCGGTGGCCTGGTCGGTGAGGCGGGGCAGTAGGGCGGTGACGGTGCGGGCGGTGGCACCACCGCGGGCCGCGACCCGCCAGGAGACGGTTCGGCTGAGGTCGGCGGCGAGGGCGGTGGCGAGTTGACCGGCCAGCGCGGTGGCGTGGTCGGGCGCCCCGAATCCGGCGGCCGACGAGTCGCCGAGCACGGCCAGGCGCAGAACGGGGCCGGGGCCGGGTGACTCGCCGTGCAGCGGGCCGCCGGCCGGTCGTGCCTTCGCCATGATCCGCCTCCATAACAGGTGTTATCGCATAACACTCGTTATCGTAGGCGTGTGGTGAAGCAGGGTCGAGACCCCCGGGCCGAACTCGTCGAGGCCGGCGCTCGGGTGCTGGCCGAGCAGGGGCCGGGAGCGTTGTCCGCACGGTCGCTGGCGCGTGCCGCCGGCACTTCGACGATGGCGGTCTACACCCATTTCGGCGGCATGCCCGCGGTGGTTCGCGCGATCATCCACGAGGGTTTCGCCCGCCTGGCCGCCGAACTCGCCCAGGTGCCGGAGACCACCGACCCGGTCGCCGACTGCGCAGCCCTCGCTCTCGCCTACCGCCGTGCCGCCCATCGGGCCCCGCATCTGTACCGGGTGATGTTCGGCGCGACCGGCTTCGAGCTGACCGCCGAGGACCGGGAGATCGGCGCATACACCCTGAAAGTCGCCCACGACGTGCTCGCCCGCTGCATCGCGGACGGACGTTTCCGCCCGGCCGAGCCGTGGGTCCTGACCCGCCAGTCCTGGTGCCTGGCTCACGGCCTGGTGAGCCTGGAACTGGCCGGCTTCCATCCCGACCCGACCATCGCTGACACCGACTACCGCACCCACTTGATCAACTTCGCCGTCGGTGCCGGCGACGACCTGCCCCGAGCCGAATCGTCGATCACCAACGGTTTTCGGGGCACTGCCGCCATCGGCGACGCGCCGAAGAGGTCAACCGATCGCGGATAGGCCACGCCCCCGAAGGCCATGAAGGTGGGGCGGCCGCGCCTGCGGAAGGGGGTGTCGAGGCCGGGTGGGTCGTGCCCGCGAGGGTGGCGTGAGGTCGAGCGGTCACGCCTGCGGAAGGGGGTGTCGAGGCCGGGTGGGTCCTGTCCGCGAGGGTGGCGTGGTCGAGTGGTCGCGCCTGCGGAAGGGGATGTGGAAATCGGGTGGGCCGCGCGAAGGGACCTGGAGGCCGGGTGGTCGCGCCTGTGAAAGGGCGCGTCGAGGGCGGACGGGCGGTGCCGGCGAGGGCGGCCGGAGGATAGATGGGCACCACGTCCGCGGAGGGGGTCGGATGGCGAGCGGACCGCGACTCCGAACGGATCACAGGTCGAGCAACTCGACGGTCACTGCGGTGACGTCGCCCTCGCTCAGCGCTTCGGCGGTCCGGATCGCGCGTTTCACCGGCAGCACGTAGGCGTTACGGCCGCTGTCCGGAAACACCGAGGTCGTCCATGAGCTGCCGCCCACCGTCGCGCGGACCCGTAACGACCCGAATCCCCTCCGCAGCCCGCCGGCCCGCGCCCGGATCTCCTCGGACGCGTCCACTGGCAGGCTGACGAACGTCCAGCTCTCGTCGCGTCGCGCATCCCAGATCCACAGCTCGCTCTCGAACGCCACTCGCATGCCCGCAGCATGCCACCCGGGTACGACAAAACAGCGAGCCGCCGGATGCGACAAAACAGCGTGCCGCCGGATGCGACAAAACAGCGTGCCGCCGGATGCGACAAAACAGCGTGCCGCCGGGTGCGACAAAACAGCGTGCCGCCGGGTGCGACAAAACAGCGTGCCGCCGGGTGCGACAGAGTAGCGTGCCGCCGGGTGCGGCGAGACGGCGTGCCGCCGGGTGCGGCGAACCGGATGTGGGCCGCACCTATCCGGTGGCCGCCAGGAACTCCGAGTAGAACAGGCCCAGACCGACCGCCACACAGACACCGGCGATGGTCCAGAACCGGACCACGATGTTGACCTCGCTCCACCCGGCCAGCTCGAAGTGGTGGTGCAGCGGCACCATTCGGAAGACACGTCGGCCGGTGGTCTTGAACGAGACGATCTGGATCACCCAGGTGACCGTGATGATGAAGAACAGTCCGCCGATCAGGATGGACAGCAGCGTGGTGCGGGTGGCGACGGCGAGCCCGCCGATCAGGGCGCCGAGCCCGAGCGCGCCCACGTCGCCCATGAAGATCCGTGCCGGGGACGTGTTCCACCACAGGAAGCCCAGGCAGGCGCCGGCCGCCGCGGCCGCGATCATCGCGATCTCCAACGGGTCGCGGACCTGGTAGCAGTATTCGTTGGCGCGGGCGTACGTCTCGTCGGCGCACCAGTGCCGGTACTGCCAGTACCCGATCAGCGCGTACGCGCCGAGGACGAGTGTCGACGCGCCGGTGGCCAGGCCGTCGAGGCCGTCGGTGAGGTTCACGCCGTTCGACATCGCGGTGATCACGAAGACGAACACGATCACCGAGCCGACCTTGCCGACGTTCAGCCAGCTGATGTCCCGGATGAACGAGATGTTCTCGCTGACCACGGTCTGGCCGTTGGTGCTGACCACGTAGAGGGCGGCGATACCGAAGCCGGTGCCGATGATCGCCTGCCCGAGCAGTTTGCCCTTGGCTGACAGGCCGTCGGAGTTGCGCTTGCGGACTTTCAGGAAGTCGTCGACGAAGCCGACCGCGCCGCAGAAGACGAACAGCCCGAGCAGGACGAGGGCCGTCATGGTCGGCTTCTCCTGCGCGATCTGCCGTTCGGGCAGGGTGGTGAGCGCGAGGTGCCCGGCGACGTAGGCGAGGAGGGTGGCGACGATGAACACCACCCCGCCCATCGCGGGGGTGCCCTTCTTGCCCTCGTTCGAGGCGAGCCCGAGAGAGCGGATCGGCTGTCCGGCCTTGAGCGCGCTGAAGACCCGGATCGCCACCGGTGTGAGGAAGAGGGAGACGAGGAACGCGACCGCCGCCGCGACGATGACCGCCCTCACGGCGTCCGCACTGACAGGTCGGCGTCAAGGATCATGAGGCCTGATCCTGCCATCTCAGCGGGGCATGGCGATCAGCCGGTCGCCTACCGCCTGATCCTAATCGGACACCGGCCCGCCGCCGAAGGAGATCTCGTTGCCGTCCGGGTCGGTGTAGGTGGTCTTGCGGACGCCGTTCTCGTAGGTCTCCTCGCGGGCCGGGACGAGGCCCCGGGCGGCGGCGCCGGCCACCCGCTCCGCGAAGTCCGGCACGAAGAGCGTGATCATGCCGTGCCCGGCGTGGTCGGGCCGCAGTTCGACGTACACATACCGGTGTTCGGCGATCTCGAAGACCGACTCGACGTCGTTGGGCGCGAACGCCGGTTCGCTGCCCAGCAACGCCGTATACCAGGCGACGGCGGCGGGCAGGTCCCGGACGGAGATTCCGGCGAAAAGGTCGACGGGCATGCTCCGACCCTATCCCTCGACGACCCTAAAAATTCCTTAACACTGTTTACTGTAAGGAGTCTTTAATTTACGTTGGTGAACACGCAACACTTGACAAGGAGCAAGCATGCGACGCCTGTTCACCCTTCCCGCCCTGACCGTCGCCGCGGTCGGTGGATCCCTCCTCGTGGCCGCTTCCCCGGCGTCCGCGCACGGCTACATCTCATCCCCGCCCAGCCGTCAGGCCAACTGCGCGAGCGGCGCGGTCTCCGGCTGCGGTGACATCGTCTACGAGCCGCAGAGCGTCGAGGCGCCGAAGGGCTCGACCCAGTGCAACGGCGGCACCAGCCGGTTCACCGTCCTCAACGACACCACCAAGAGTTGGCCGGCCGTGAACGTCGGCACCAGCGTGACCTTCAACTGGGTGCTGACCGCTCGCCACGCCACCTCGACGTGGGAGTACTTCATCGGTAACAAGCTGGTGGCGTCCTTCAGCGACAACGGCGCGCAGCCGGGGGCGACCAAGTCGCACACGGTGAACTTCGCCGGCTACACCGGACGGCAGACCGTGCTGGCCCGGTGGAACATCGCCGACACGATCAACGCGTTCTACTCGTGTGTGGACCTGAACTTCGGCGGGGTCACCAACCCCACGCCGACGCCGACCACCCCCACGCCGACGCCCACCACGCCGACCCCGACGCCGACCACCCCCACGCCGACCCCGACCCAGACCACCAACCCGGGGTCGACCACGTGGGCGGCCGGCACCGCGTACAAGGTGGGTGACCGGGTCACCTACAACGGCGCCACCTACCAGTGCCGGCAGGCGCACACCGCGCTGGCCGGTTGGGAGCCCCCGTACGTCGCGGCGCTGTGGACCGCCGTCTAGCAGGATCGGGCGGCCCGGCGTGCCGGGCCGCCCTCACCCTCCTGCTGCTCTGCCTGCTGGCCGCCTGCGGCTCGCCGGCTCCGGTTGACGAGAAGGCCTTCAACGACACGGACGTGATGTTCCTGCAGATGGGGCTGGGGCACATCACCGAGGGTGACCGGGTCGCCGAGATCGCCGAGGGCCGGGCCACCAACCCGGAGATCCGCGCGGTCGCCACCGAGTTGCGCGGACAGTGGCGGACCGAGCGCGACACGATGGCGGGCTGGCTCGGGCAGTGGCAGCGGCCGCTGGCGGCGGACCCGTCGGCCGGGCTGCACGCCGGGCACGGCGATCTGCACTCGCTGCGCGAGGAGGACTTCGAGGGCCTGGTGAGGTTCGAGGGCGCCGAGTTCGACCGGGCCGCGGTGGCGCTGCTGCTCGGAAACCTGCACAACGCGATGGAGACCATCCGGATGGAGGCCGGCGGTGGCTCGTACCCCCAAGCGGTTGATCTCGCCGAACGCATGACGGAGTCGCGGCAGGGCCAGATCCAGCGGCTTCTCGCGCTGGCGGCGGGCTGAAAATCAATGGCGACGATTGGGTACGGTCGGCGCATGCCCGAATTGATCGCGCCGACCGCTGCCCTGCACGCCTCCTGGATCGAGTCCCGTGACGAGTGGGGTCGTGGCGTCCACCAGGACGGTTCGGGTCTGCGTCCGGGCGACGAGGTGGACACGCCGGACGATTTCGCGGCCTGGGTGGCCGGGCTGATCGAGTCGGAGAAGCAGGCGCCCGAGGGTTGGGTGCGGTGCTCGTTCCGCTGGATCGTCGAGGGCGACCGCTATCTGGGTGCGATCGCCCTGCGCCACGAGCTCAACGACTTCCTGCGGGAGGCGGCCGGTCACATCGGTTACGGCCTGCGCCCGTCGGCCCGCGGGCACGGCCTGGCCGCCTGGGCGCTGGGTGCGACGCTGCCGGAGGCCCGCGCGCTGGGTCTGACCCGGGTGCTGCTGACCTGCAACGTGGACAACGTGGCGTCGGCCCGCACGATCGAGCGCAACGGCGGTGTCCTGGAGGACATCCGGGACACCGAGATCGGGACCGTCCGGCGCTACTGGATCACACTGTAGTCAGCGGGCCGGCGGGCAGCGCGGCGACCGTGTCCCGCAGTTCGCCCAGCATGGCGGCGACCAGCGGGTCGATGCGCCGGCGCCGGGCGGCGACGACGCCGACGTAGCGGCACGGGCCGGGCGGGGTGAGCCGGGCCGCGGTCAGTCCGGACGCGTCGGTGGTGAGCGCCACCTCGGGGATCATCGCGATGCCGACACCGGCCCGCACCAGCGACTGCGCGAACTGGTAGTCGGTGCCCCGGCACGCGGTGATCACCTCGTAACCGGCCATCGCCGCGTAGTGCTCCAGCATGTCGCCGACCGACAGGCAGCCCTGCACCCAGCGCTCGCCGGCCAGCTCGGCGATGGCCACCTCGGTGCGCCCGGAGTGCCGGTGCCCGGCCGGCATCACGATCCACATCGGGTCGTCCTGCAGCGGGGTGAAGTCGAGGCCCGACGGGACGACCGGCGGCCCGTCGAAGTGGTAGACCAGCGCGATGTCGGCGGCGCCGGAACGGACCAGGGCCAGGCTCTCCTCCGGCTCGGACTCGATGACGGTCAGCTCGACCTCGGGCCGGGCGGTGGTGAACCGGGTCAGCGCGTGCGGCAGGATCCGCTGGCCGCCGCTGGTGAAGGTGGCCACCGTGAGCCGCTCGGCGCCGATCGTGGCCAGCCGGGCGATCTCCCGCTCAGCGATGGCCAGCTCGGCGGCGATGGTGGCGGCGGTCTCGGCGAGCACCCGGCCGGCGTCGGTGAGCTCGACGCCGCGGGTGCTGCGCCGGACCACCGGGGTGCCGACGGTCCGCTCCAGGGCGCTGATCTGCTGGGAGACCGCGGACGGGGTGAGGCGCAGCTCGGCGGCGGCCC of the Actinoplanes sichuanensis genome contains:
- a CDS encoding methyl-accepting chemotaxis protein: MGRFRPAAALHRGELLPVLGLVAVMLVILGVPVYLVTVSAFDRVERSQVGREAEELRVAISAHAQRLRDFGVTNSIWTSLYDDLANRDTRQFEVDLPPDVLTGQYGFTGAMIVDARGGVRAGGRITDSTYQPMPAPLDDPATLTDYLRGGAAGTHYCGLTSVTGTPMEFCSFPVYRDEGVGTSNGHLLIFRDLDATGLASLAAQTDDEITLRAAPRPDAEALRELTSGFGPIAVSTAMAGDDIAVACTLIGVDGVPVVFEGLSDRPIHAQAEATLARLGMVVLLAVAIAGAAISMAMRRAVRYHVKPLRRTTERVMDSRDLALRVPPSDDADINVVAGAINDMLEAIDQHTAELAEMRAREAREQEAKIREREAQREEMLRRVEAESEQIIGGVAYQLGDAVRGVDAVKASVQDINTGAAEAHTATEQMADHAERADQAAEALTVSLPATREMVAMIASIAGQTRMLALNATIEAARAGHAGLGFAVVADEVRKLADDTAESTERITATLNTLTTTATDVSEAVATMTDTIESVRAAIGQVRAVADDQHHTISGLVDQVQNAIGQINDFSTDRTRLTDRSGGGAGLELF
- a CDS encoding putative bifunctional diguanylate cyclase/phosphodiesterase; the encoded protein is MRVPVWAGWLVAAIIAALCFPLVPDDTLPAKIYVNTIGLSSVAAMVIGIVRNRPEHWRAWALFAAGVLTFVSGDITYDVTELRLGEYPYPYWADLLYLSAYPLLWASLSRLGNPRGDRERGALIDAAIISTGIGLIFWVAIVGPTLADTGAPVLERLVTIGYPLADVLLTTAVARMLTRAGNRTPSMRLMTAGAVIMLTGDLIYTTMSSTAEYTGGFVDSGFLMAYACWGAAALHPSMRRRPETALDVHRIGRTRLGILTAFTLIAPGLLFLQGAGDPAGIAWASIGTGAVVLCLLVVMRMWGLVQQVKVQATRLGDLAMHDPLTGLANRRAFEEQLGAAATPTVLLLDLNGFKAVNDRFGHAVGDELLVAVAQRLRTELPPEAVAARMGGDEFAVLLPAGTDAGDELAVRLRAAIHQPIHAGGQDLLVGASIGIAGDCADPVEVLRRADVAMYAAKAENGRHRHYTPDLDTSTDEEARLGAELRTALDRGEFHLVYQPIVELPTGTCVAVESLVRWWHPDRGYISPEVFIPVAERTGLIVELGEWILRTACLQFADWWRQGVAPYRFGVNVSARQLAEPGFVSLVAAILAETGVHPARLVVEVTETAVFGGGAAVRAVHELTELGVEIALDDFGTGHSSLGLLQTLPVRILKVDKSFVENVTMAGRHAVIATSLIQVANGLGLVAVAEGVETAEQAAELYRLGYRRAQGYHFGRPAMAQITQAASA
- a CDS encoding GDSL-type esterase/lipase family protein — encoded protein: MAKARPAGGPLHGESPGPGPVLRLAVLGDSSAAGFGAPDHATALAGQLATALAADLSRTVSWRVAARGGATARTVTALLPRLTDQATGWRPDLVVVAVGVNDTTRLRRPTAFQRDILRLVTALHATLTTPPGTALKPSHTELNNSPKTHAIDATSAATASPADNAGTAGGEAETGGRSGGGGGGEGRSGGGGGGEGWSGDKGWSEDGAWSGEKRWSGGGGGAPAVVPVLLSGLPPVHRFPVLPAPARWLFGSHARRLDRRLAAAAAELPGTHHLPVGDIPMDQPGLFASDGFHPAPPAYQIWARLLARQAAPLLA
- a CDS encoding TetR/AcrR family transcriptional regulator — its product is MVKQGRDPRAELVEAGARVLAEQGPGALSARSLARAAGTSTMAVYTHFGGMPAVVRAIIHEGFARLAAELAQVPETTDPVADCAALALAYRRAAHRAPHLYRVMFGATGFELTAEDREIGAYTLKVAHDVLARCIADGRFRPAEPWVLTRQSWCLAHGLVSLELAGFHPDPTIADTDYRTHLINFAVGAGDDLPRAESSITNGFRGTAAIGDAPKRSTDRG
- a CDS encoding DUF1905 domain-containing protein, with product MRVAFESELWIWDARRDESWTFVSLPVDASEEIRARAGGLRRGFGSLRVRATVGGSSWTTSVFPDSGRNAYVLPVKRAIRTAEALSEGDVTAVTVELLDL
- the mraY gene encoding phospho-N-acetylmuramoyl-pentapeptide-transferase codes for the protein MRAVIVAAAVAFLVSLFLTPVAIRVFSALKAGQPIRSLGLASNEGKKGTPAMGGVVFIVATLLAYVAGHLALTTLPERQIAQEKPTMTALVLLGLFVFCGAVGFVDDFLKVRKRNSDGLSAKGKLLGQAIIGTGFGIAALYVVSTNGQTVVSENISFIRDISWLNVGKVGSVIVFVFVITAMSNGVNLTDGLDGLATGASTLVLGAYALIGYWQYRHWCADETYARANEYCYQVRDPLEIAMIAAAAAGACLGFLWWNTSPARIFMGDVGALGLGALIGGLAVATRTTLLSILIGGLFFIITVTWVIQIVSFKTTGRRVFRMVPLHHHFELAGWSEVNIVVRFWTIAGVCVAVGLGLFYSEFLAATG
- a CDS encoding VOC family protein; this translates as MPVDLFAGISVRDLPAAVAWYTALLGSEPAFAPNDVESVFEIAEHRYVYVELRPDHAGHGMITLFVPDFAERVAGAAARGLVPAREETYENGVRKTTYTDPDGNEISFGGGPVSD
- a CDS encoding lytic polysaccharide monooxygenase; its protein translation is MRRLFTLPALTVAAVGGSLLVAASPASAHGYISSPPSRQANCASGAVSGCGDIVYEPQSVEAPKGSTQCNGGTSRFTVLNDTTKSWPAVNVGTSVTFNWVLTARHATSTWEYFIGNKLVASFSDNGAQPGATKSHTVNFAGYTGRQTVLARWNIADTINAFYSCVDLNFGGVTNPTPTPTTPTPTPTTPTPTPTTPTPTPTQTTNPGSTTWAAGTAYKVGDRVTYNGATYQCRQAHTALAGWEPPYVAALWTAV
- a CDS encoding DUF305 domain-containing protein, which produces MDRRLAGSGGPACRAALTLLLLCLLAACGSPAPVDEKAFNDTDVMFLQMGLGHITEGDRVAEIAEGRATNPEIRAVATELRGQWRTERDTMAGWLGQWQRPLAADPSAGLHAGHGDLHSLREEDFEGLVRFEGAEFDRAAVALLLGNLHNAMETIRMEAGGGSYPQAVDLAERMTESRQGQIQRLLALAAG
- a CDS encoding GNAT family N-acetyltransferase codes for the protein MPELIAPTAALHASWIESRDEWGRGVHQDGSGLRPGDEVDTPDDFAAWVAGLIESEKQAPEGWVRCSFRWIVEGDRYLGAIALRHELNDFLREAAGHIGYGLRPSARGHGLAAWALGATLPEARALGLTRVLLTCNVDNVASARTIERNGGVLEDIRDTEIGTVRRYWITL
- a CDS encoding LysR family transcriptional regulator, whose translation is MIDPRRLQVLTEVARQGSFNRAAAELRLTPSAVSQQISALERTVGTPVVRRSTRGVELTDAGRVLAETAATIAAELAIAEREIARLATIGAERLTVATFTSGGQRILPHALTRFTTARPEVELTVIESEPEESLALVRSGAADIALVYHFDGPPVVPSGLDFTPLQDDPMWIVMPAGHRHSGRTEVAIAELAGERWVQGCLSVGDMLEHYAAMAGYEVITACRGTDYQFAQSLVRAGVGIAMIPEVALTTDASGLTAARLTPPGPCRYVGVVAARRRRIDPLVAAMLGELRDTVAALPAGPLTTV